Proteins found in one Rhodobacter capsulatus SB 1003 genomic segment:
- a CDS encoding response regulator, with the protein MRRLLVVDDDDQIQTMLRIALETAGYEIVAATTGQEAIRLAASIAPEAILLDLGLPDRDGKEVLKAVRAFSAVPVIVLSARDREAEKVEALDLGADDYLEKPFGISELQARLRAAARHATRAKGETTRLVLGALSVDLEKRLVQKDGQPVRLTPKEFALLSVLVRNPGRVVTHRQILTAVWGPAHHDDTQYLRVFIGQLRAKIEPDPAAPVLIVTEPGVGYRLAEGPL; encoded by the coding sequence ATGCGCCGTTTGCTTGTCGTCGATGACGACGACCAGATCCAGACCATGCTGCGGATCGCGCTGGAAACGGCGGGCTACGAGATCGTCGCCGCGACGACCGGGCAGGAGGCGATCCGGCTGGCGGCCAGCATCGCGCCCGAGGCGATCCTGCTCGATCTGGGCCTGCCCGACCGCGACGGCAAGGAAGTGCTCAAAGCCGTGCGGGCCTTCAGCGCGGTGCCGGTGATCGTGCTTTCGGCCCGCGACCGCGAGGCGGAAAAGGTCGAGGCGCTGGATCTGGGCGCCGATGACTATCTGGAAAAACCCTTCGGCATCAGCGAGTTGCAGGCCCGTTTGCGCGCCGCCGCCCGCCATGCGACGCGGGCAAAGGGGGAAACGACGCGGCTGGTGCTGGGCGCGCTGAGTGTCGATCTGGAGAAGCGGCTGGTGCAAAAGGACGGCCAGCCGGTGCGGCTGACGCCAAAGGAATTCGCGCTGCTCTCGGTTCTGGTGCGCAATCCGGGCCGGGTGGTGACGCATCGGCAGATCCTGACCGCGGTCTGGGGCCCCGCCCATCACGACGACACGCAATATCTGCGCGTCTTCATCGGCCAGCTGCGCGCCAAGATCGAACCCGATCCGGCCGCGCCGGTGCTGATCGTGACCGAACCGGGCGTCGGCTACCGGCTGGCGGAGGGGCCGCTCTAG
- a CDS encoding DegT/DnrJ/EryC1/StrS family aminotransferase encodes MPYLRQIDESRIYSNHGPLVAQLEARMAARLGLGGTGVISCSTGTMALVAAIRAARGLSRARGRLCLLPAYTFVATAGAALSCGYDCHLVDIDPASWAMEPAALRRHPRLAEVGLVLPVAPYGRAIDLQGWQDFHDETGIAVVIDAAACLDGLMASGGDLPRSIPLAVSLHATKAFGCGEGGLVLSRDTLLLQEAYKGLNNGFYLSREAQVAGLNGKMSEYAAAVALAELDGFAQKRAQWDRVAAAYARAGAAAGIGLWTAPEISACYALVEARDAGQAAAMAGRLHAAGIDFRAWYGGGLSAHPAYAGLSCDPLPVSADVAARLLGLPCFTDLAEADIARVLAALAA; translated from the coding sequence GTGCCATATCTGCGCCAGATCGACGAGAGCAGAATTTATTCCAATCACGGCCCGCTGGTGGCGCAGCTCGAAGCGCGGATGGCGGCGCGGCTGGGGCTGGGCGGGACCGGGGTGATTTCCTGCAGCACCGGCACGATGGCGCTGGTCGCCGCGATCCGCGCGGCGCGCGGCCTGTCGCGCGCGCGCGGGCGCCTGTGCCTGTTGCCCGCCTATACGTTCGTCGCGACGGCGGGGGCGGCGCTGTCTTGCGGCTATGATTGCCATCTGGTCGATATCGACCCCGCCAGCTGGGCGATGGAGCCCGCGGCGCTGCGTCGGCATCCGCGGCTGGCCGAGGTCGGGCTGGTGCTGCCGGTGGCGCCCTATGGCCGCGCGATCGACCTGCAGGGCTGGCAGGATTTCCACGACGAGACCGGGATCGCGGTGGTGATCGATGCGGCGGCCTGTCTGGACGGGCTGATGGCGTCGGGGGGGGATCTGCCGCGCTCGATCCCGCTGGCGGTGAGCCTGCATGCCACCAAAGCCTTCGGCTGCGGCGAGGGCGGGCTGGTGCTGTCGCGCGACACCCTTTTGCTGCAGGAGGCCTACAAGGGTCTCAACAACGGCTTTTATCTGTCGCGCGAGGCGCAGGTTGCCGGGCTGAATGGCAAGATGAGCGAATATGCGGCGGCGGTGGCGCTGGCCGAGCTGGACGGTTTTGCGCAAAAGCGCGCGCAGTGGGACAGGGTCGCCGCCGCCTATGCGCGGGCGGGGGCGGCGGCGGGGATAGGGCTTTGGACCGCGCCCGAGATTTCGGCCTGTTATGCGCTGGTCGAGGCGCGTGATGCCGGGCAGGCGGCGGCGATGGCGGGGCGGCTGCATGCGGCGGGGATCGACTTTCGCGCCTGGTATGGCGGCGGTCTTTCGGCGCATCCGGCCTATGCCGGGCTTTCGTGCGATCCGCTGCCGGTCAGCGCCGATGTGGCGGCGCGGCTGCTCGGGCTGCCCTGTTTCACCGATCTGGCAGAGGCCGACATCGCCCGCGTCCTGGCCGCTCTGGCCGCCTGA
- a CDS encoding acetyltransferase, which yields MDIILFGVGQIAEVMAHYVQQDPHLNLVGFTVDRAYLPPSGEFKGLPVAAWDEADTLFPPGKIRILGPVSYRGNNTFRRDRHFEAKERGYSFASYIHPSSHVSGAEIGENSVILEDCTVQPYAKLGTGSILWSKVHIGHHAQIGDFCFFASFCGIAGNARVGDCTFFGGQTGLADNLSVGSGCIIGAGTPVTENIPDGALAISRGVRVLPNGARRFARRLLG from the coding sequence TTGGACATCATTCTGTTCGGTGTCGGCCAGATCGCCGAGGTCATGGCACATTACGTTCAGCAAGATCCGCATCTCAATCTGGTGGGCTTCACCGTTGACCGCGCCTATCTGCCGCCCTCGGGAGAGTTCAAGGGCCTGCCCGTCGCCGCATGGGACGAAGCCGACACCCTTTTCCCCCCCGGGAAGATTCGCATCCTCGGGCCTGTCAGCTATCGTGGCAACAACACGTTTCGCCGGGACCGTCATTTCGAGGCGAAAGAACGGGGCTACAGCTTCGCCAGCTACATCCACCCCTCCTCGCATGTGAGCGGCGCCGAGATCGGCGAGAATTCGGTGATCCTCGAGGACTGCACCGTGCAGCCCTATGCGAAGCTTGGCACAGGATCGATCCTGTGGAGCAAGGTCCATATCGGCCATCATGCGCAGATCGGGGATTTCTGTTTCTTTGCCTCTTTTTGCGGCATCGCGGGCAATGCGCGGGTGGGCGATTGCACCTTTTTCGGCGGCCAGACCGGATTGGCCGACAATCTCAGCGTCGGATCGGGCTGCATCATCGGCGCGGGCACGCCGGTGACCGAGAACATCCCCGATGGCGCGCTGGCGATCTCGCGCGGGGTGCGCGTCCTGCCCAACGGGGCGCGGCGGTTCGCGCGAAGGCTGCTGGGCTAG
- a CDS encoding WbqC family protein, which translates to MTTVAVMQPYFFPYGGYYRLLAAADVFVILDCVQFPRRGRVHRSSLPGAGRWITLPLEPAPRDSLISAMRLAPDAAGRLWPQCRKLPGPMPADTPLRRAVLDLLQTPEGALVPYLERSLRIVAEALGFDGRICRGSDLELPAGLTAQERILEIVRRQGGTRYINAPGGTALYDRAVFSRAGIDLNFLPPYTGKHTCFLPALFERTVAELRADILEG; encoded by the coding sequence ATGACGACCGTCGCGGTGATGCAGCCCTATTTCTTTCCCTATGGCGGCTATTACCGGCTGCTGGCGGCGGCGGATGTCTTTGTCATCCTTGACTGCGTGCAGTTTCCCCGCCGCGGCCGGGTGCATCGCTCTTCCCTGCCCGGCGCGGGCCGCTGGATCACCCTGCCGCTCGAGCCCGCCCCGCGCGACAGCCTGATCAGCGCGATGCGCCTTGCCCCCGATGCCGCCGGACGGCTCTGGCCGCAATGCCGCAAGCTGCCCGGGCCGATGCCCGCCGACACCCCCCTGCGCCGCGCGGTGCTGGATCTGCTGCAGACCCCCGAGGGTGCGCTGGTGCCCTATCTCGAACGCTCGCTGCGGATCGTGGCCGAGGCGCTCGGTTTCGATGGCCGGATCTGCCGCGGCAGCGACCTTGAGCTGCCCGCGGGGCTGACTGCGCAAGAGCGCATCCTCGAGATCGTGCGCAGGCAGGGCGGAACCCGCTACATCAACGCGCCGGGCGGCACCGCGCTTTACGATCGCGCGGTGTTTTCGCGCGCGGGCATTGATCTGAATTTCCTGCCCCCCTATACAGGAAAACATACATGTTTTCTGCCCGCCCTGTTCGAACGGACCGTGGCGGAGTTGCGTGCAGACATCTTGGAAGGCTGA
- a CDS encoding class I SAM-dependent methyltransferase translates to MAPSDPGDTVMPPAFVDPLGHAPLLPGADGLSLIAPGSGTVWPVSAGIADLVHPRPQPTDPAPPQFDRPLPAVEEAFLRWTFRAFGGDEDTLRRKVIDKLDLAPDAVVLDNACGGGANTRLLQERLPRGVLCSTDISLELLAHGAGRFATDTGCRTIWCGANALYLPFPDQSFDAVLSTGGFNQFGDPVRAIAEMTRVTRPGGRIVIADEGYAPWLQQTLTGQMVLNDNPLMACAPPLQALPAVAQEVRLEWHLGNAYYCLDFRVGAAPPAVDLDLPHEGLRGGTIRSRFEAMRQRHETETGADR, encoded by the coding sequence ATGGCCCCAAGCGACCCCGGTGACACCGTGATGCCGCCCGCCTTCGTCGATCCGCTCGGCCATGCGCCGCTGCTGCCCGGCGCCGACGGCCTTTCGCTGATCGCGCCCGGCAGCGGCACCGTCTGGCCGGTCAGCGCGGGGATCGCCGATCTGGTGCATCCGCGGCCGCAGCCGACTGACCCGGCGCCGCCGCAATTCGACCGGCCCCTGCCCGCGGTCGAGGAAGCCTTTCTGCGCTGGACCTTCCGCGCCTTCGGCGGCGACGAGGACACGCTGCGCCGCAAGGTCATCGACAAGCTCGATCTGGCGCCGGATGCGGTGGTGCTTGACAATGCCTGTGGCGGCGGGGCGAACACGCGCCTGCTGCAGGAACGGCTGCCGCGCGGGGTCTTGTGCAGCACCGACATTTCGCTGGAACTGCTGGCGCATGGCGCGGGCCGGTTTGCCACGGACACCGGCTGCCGCACGATCTGGTGCGGGGCGAATGCGCTTTATCTGCCCTTTCCGGATCAAAGCTTCGATGCGGTGCTGAGCACCGGCGGCTTCAACCAGTTCGGCGATCCGGTGCGGGCGATCGCCGAGATGACCCGCGTGACCCGCCCCGGCGGCCGCATCGTCATCGCCGACGAGGGCTATGCGCCCTGGCTGCAACAGACGCTGACCGGGCAGATGGTGCTGAACGACAATCCGCTGATGGCCTGCGCGCCGCCGCTGCAGGCGCTGCCCGCCGTGGCGCAGGAGGTCCGGCTCGAATGGCATCTGGGCAACGCCTATTACTGTCTCGACTTCCGGGTCGGGGCGGCGCCGCCCGCGGTCGATCTTGACCTGCCGCACGAGGGGCTGCGCGGCGGCACGATCCGCAGCCGCTTCGAGGCGATGCGGCAACGGCACGAAACGGAAACCGGGGCCGACCGATGA
- a CDS encoding sulfotransferase family protein — MSDETTGRGKVFCIGFPKTGTTSLETALHRLGYKVCRGASSNNHSNFLMALQVLGDTDEIARVIRHFDAFADMPFGGTDLYLWLSRRYPEARFVHTLRAPEAWYQSLLNQLAKVGASSDAPLEALHAAGGYGAAMIVRRVWGITDPLSQKDRLLRHYHDLNAAILAHFEGCANFHAFNLTEERDWTSLCRFLDKPVPDLPFPHDNPGQGKAARAVPQSG, encoded by the coding sequence ATGAGCGACGAGACCACCGGCCGCGGCAAGGTGTTCTGCATCGGCTTTCCGAAGACCGGCACCACCTCGCTGGAAACCGCGCTGCACCGGCTGGGCTACAAGGTCTGCCGCGGCGCTTCGAGCAACAATCACAGCAACTTCCTGATGGCGCTGCAGGTGCTGGGCGACACCGACGAGATCGCCCGGGTGATCCGCCATTTCGACGCTTTCGCCGACATGCCCTTTGGCGGCACCGATCTTTATCTGTGGCTCTCGCGCCGCTATCCCGAGGCGCGGTTCGTACATACCCTGCGCGCGCCCGAGGCCTGGTATCAGTCGCTGCTGAACCAGCTGGCGAAGGTGGGGGCCAGCTCTGACGCCCCGCTCGAGGCGCTGCATGCGGCGGGGGGATATGGCGCGGCGATGATCGTGCGCCGGGTCTGGGGCATCACCGACCCGCTGAGCCAGAAAGACCGCCTGCTGCGCCACTATCACGATCTGAACGCCGCCATCCTGGCGCATTTCGAGGGCTGCGCGAATTTTCACGCCTTCAACCTGACCGAGGAACGGGACTGGACCTCGCTGTGCCGGTTTCTGGACAAGCCGGTGCCGGATCTGCCGTTCCCGCATGACAACCCCGGCCAGGGCAAGGCTGCGCGCGCCGTGCCGCAGAGCGGATGA
- a CDS encoding glycosyltransferase family 2 protein, with protein sequence MTLVANIQVGNEVELIEQHIAYHLALGVDGFVIADMASVDGTSEILDRYRGDRRFVLRKFETEALINAEGVHTAAVGRWMLQATRDHFAPDWVIRMDADEFLYPAGDLGACLAALGPGAAFQIARRNVIFAEGQPIPAIPQTQDALAAFEIVAQPVRTSRRDYAGDDSLPLILTEVGPKVIARADQVAAYATGGHGTLDRAGERIEAPAARGLLLVHFWFTTPGRFLRKARFTAETEALLRHHPQAPKGWQWSRWAGLAQPGDAESAAAVMREYQRQFPDAARLDALRGAGVVCAVASHGAL encoded by the coding sequence ATGACGCTTGTCGCCAATATCCAGGTCGGCAACGAAGTCGAGCTGATCGAACAGCACATCGCCTATCATCTGGCGCTGGGCGTGGACGGGTTCGTGATCGCGGACATGGCCTCGGTCGATGGCACCTCCGAGATCCTGGACCGCTACCGCGGCGACCGCCGCTTCGTCCTGCGCAAGTTCGAGACCGAGGCGCTGATCAATGCCGAGGGCGTGCATACGGCCGCGGTCGGGCGCTGGATGCTGCAGGCCACCCGCGACCACTTTGCCCCGGACTGGGTGATCCGGATGGATGCCGACGAGTTTCTCTATCCGGCGGGCGATCTTGGCGCCTGCCTTGCGGCGCTCGGCCCCGGGGCCGCCTTTCAGATCGCGCGGCGCAACGTGATCTTCGCCGAGGGGCAGCCGATCCCGGCGATCCCGCAGACGCAAGATGCCCTTGCCGCCTTCGAGATCGTGGCGCAGCCGGTCAGGACCTCCCGGCGGGACTATGCCGGCGACGACAGCCTGCCGCTGATCCTGACCGAGGTCGGCCCGAAGGTGATCGCCCGCGCCGATCAGGTTGCGGCCTATGCGACGGGCGGGCATGGCACGCTGGACCGCGCGGGCGAACGGATCGAGGCGCCCGCGGCCAGGGGGCTGCTGCTGGTGCATTTCTGGTTCACCACGCCGGGCCGCTTTCTGCGCAAGGCGCGGTTCACCGCCGAGACCGAGGCGCTTTTGCGCCACCATCCGCAGGCGCCGAAGGGCTGGCAATGGTCGCGCTGGGCGGGGCTGGCGCAGCCCGGCGACGCCGAAAGCGCGGCGGCGGTCATGCGCGAATATCAGCGCCAGTTTCCCGACGCCGCCCGTCTTGACGCGCTGCGCGGCGCCGGGGTCGTCTGCGCTGTCGCATCGCATGGTGCCCTATGA
- a CDS encoding glycoside hydrolase family protein: MSSLWRRQGRILAPADLDGIRLVQCPTGWQLPNGLLRIAAACRNASNVSILQVMDCDPAQGMKIVRPPRIEPVALEAIARGGLAGIGPCDALWDGAELLLATSSITLRGRLYDAGIEVMTSRDGGTTFTPPRGLLGPAENGGFPVSMPCLRRLAGGDWRMWFTAFTEWRPEVQPTPDARYCIRSARSADGITWTVDPAPAIARGPGEAGLARPTVLEGPEGLEMWFSARGPYAPEDPSLRRYRLCHARSDDGTQWQRADDRHGFCNPPAPDDWDGQMQCYPTVLRLADGRQVMLYCGNGYGAAGFGWASRETQD, translated from the coding sequence ATGTCTTCGCTCTGGCGGCGTCAGGGCCGCATTCTTGCCCCGGCGGATCTTGACGGGATCCGGCTTGTGCAATGCCCGACCGGCTGGCAGCTGCCGAACGGGCTTTTGCGCATCGCCGCCGCCTGCCGCAACGCTTCGAATGTCTCGATCCTGCAGGTGATGGATTGCGACCCGGCGCAGGGCATGAAGATCGTGCGGCCGCCGCGGATCGAGCCCGTCGCGCTGGAGGCGATCGCGCGGGGCGGTCTGGCGGGCATCGGCCCCTGCGACGCGCTTTGGGACGGCGCGGAGCTGCTGCTCGCGACCTCCTCGATCACGCTGCGCGGGCGCCTTTACGATGCCGGGATCGAGGTGATGACCAGCCGCGATGGCGGCACCACCTTCACGCCGCCGCGCGGGCTGCTCGGCCCGGCCGAGAACGGCGGCTTTCCGGTCTCGATGCCCTGCCTGCGGCGGCTGGCCGGGGGCGACTGGCGGATGTGGTTCACCGCCTTCACCGAATGGCGCCCCGAGGTGCAGCCGACCCCGGACGCGCGCTATTGCATCCGCTCGGCGCGCTCGGCGGACGGGATCACCTGGACGGTGGACCCGGCCCCGGCGATCGCGCGCGGTCCGGGCGAGGCGGGGCTGGCGCGGCCGACCGTTCTGGAAGGGCCCGAGGGGCTGGAGATGTGGTTCAGCGCCCGCGGCCCCTATGCGCCGGAGGATCCGAGCCTGCGGCGGTACCGGCTCTGCCATGCCCGATCTGACGACGGCACGCAGTGGCAGCGCGCCGACGACCGGCACGGCTTTTGCAACCCGCCCGCGCCCGACGACTGGGACGGGCAGATGCAATGCTACCCCACCGTGCTGCGGCTGGCGGATGGACGGCAGGTGATGCTTTATTGCGGCAACGGCTACGGCGCGGCGGGCTTCGGCTGGGCAAGCCGCGAAACGCAGGACTGA
- a CDS encoding SDR family NAD(P)-dependent oxidoreductase, translating to MTGCLDGRVALVTAAGSGIGRAGAIAMADEGARLVVTDLDAGLAAATAGEIRAAGGQAESAALDVRDDAAIAAVVAGVLARHGRLDVLHSHAGIQIPGKLEEVSAAQMDLAWALNVRAHFVLAQAVVAPMRAQGGGSVIVTASNSGCQYDRGMISYATTKHAAVAMVRQMAADYARENIRFNALCPGFVDTPFNAGFETQMGGRAALEAYVAETIPMGRWASTAEVAEGIVYLASDRSSFVTGLALVIDGGEIL from the coding sequence ATGACCGGATGCTTGGACGGGCGGGTCGCGCTGGTGACCGCCGCAGGGTCGGGAATTGGCCGCGCGGGCGCCATTGCGATGGCGGACGAGGGGGCGCGGCTGGTCGTCACCGATCTCGACGCGGGTCTGGCCGCCGCCACCGCCGGGGAAATCCGTGCGGCGGGCGGTCAGGCGGAAAGTGCCGCGCTCGATGTGCGCGACGATGCGGCGATCGCGGCGGTGGTGGCGGGGGTGCTGGCGCGGCACGGGCGGCTGGACGTGCTGCATTCCCACGCCGGGATCCAGATCCCCGGCAAGCTCGAAGAGGTCAGCGCGGCGCAGATGGATCTGGCCTGGGCGCTGAACGTGCGGGCGCATTTCGTGCTGGCGCAGGCGGTGGTGGCGCCGATGCGGGCGCAAGGCGGCGGATCGGTGATCGTCACCGCCTCGAATTCCGGCTGCCAATATGATCGCGGCATGATTTCCTATGCCACGACGAAACATGCCGCGGTGGCGATGGTGCGCCAGATGGCGGCCGATTATGCGCGCGAAAACATCCGCTTCAACGCGCTTTGCCCGGGCTTTGTCGACACGCCTTTCAATGCCGGGTTCGAAACCCAGATGGGCGGGCGCGCGGCGCTTGAAGCCTATGTGGCCGAAACGATCCCGATGGGGCGCTGGGCCAGCACGGCCGAGGTTGCCGAGGGCATCGTCTATCTTGCCTCCGACCGCTCTTCCTTCGTGACCGGGCTGGCGCTGGTGATCGACGGCGGCGAGATCCTGTGA
- a CDS encoding ABC transporter permease has product MRLYAFVVYAFLYLPIGIIALFSFSAGRNASQMQGFSTQWYGRALSNPFVLDALQTSALIALSSAVLASIVGTLAALALSGMKGRLRTLFDALIYIAVMIPGIVIGIATLIALVTVFDAVNPWLEGATGWRLSMGAGSLIAAHGLFTMSLVIILVRARIEGMDRALLEASADLGAGPLATFRQVTLPLLAPAILAGFLLSFTFSFDDFIIAFFVAGSETTLPIYIFSSIRRGVTPEINAIGTMVMAVSLLMLVIAQITLRRGEKPNPQ; this is encoded by the coding sequence ATGAGACTTTACGCTTTCGTCGTCTATGCCTTCCTGTATCTGCCGATCGGCATCATCGCGCTGTTCAGCTTTTCCGCCGGTCGCAATGCCAGCCAGATGCAGGGATTTTCGACCCAGTGGTATGGCCGGGCGCTGTCGAACCCTTTCGTGCTCGATGCGCTGCAGACCTCGGCGCTGATCGCGCTCTCCTCGGCGGTGCTGGCCAGCATCGTCGGCACGCTGGCCGCGCTGGCGCTGAGCGGGATGAAGGGACGTTTGCGCACGCTCTTCGATGCGCTGATCTATATCGCGGTGATGATCCCGGGCATCGTGATCGGCATTGCCACGCTGATCGCCCTTGTCACCGTCTTTGATGCGGTCAACCCCTGGCTTGAGGGCGCGACGGGCTGGCGGCTGTCGATGGGGGCGGGCTCGCTGATCGCGGCGCATGGGCTTTTCACCATGTCGCTGGTCATCATCCTGGTCCGGGCGCGGATCGAGGGGATGGACCGCGCGCTGCTGGAGGCCTCTGCCGATCTGGGGGCAGGGCCCCTGGCCACCTTCCGGCAGGTGACGCTGCCGCTTCTGGCCCCGGCGATCCTGGCGGGGTTCCTGCTCAGCTTCACCTTCAGTTTCGATGATTTCATCATCGCCTTTTTCGTCGCGGGGTCGGAAACGACGCTGCCGATCTACATCTTCTCGTCGATCCGGCGCGGGGTGACGCCCGAAATCAATGCCATCGGCACGATGGTGATGGCGGTGTCGCTGCTGATGCTGGTGATCGCGCAGATCACCCTGCGCCGCGGCGAGAAGCCCAACCCTCAATAG
- a CDS encoding ABC transporter permease, translated as MAISQRMARAILLAPAGLWYAVLLVLPLIVVLVYSFGERGAAGGYAPAFTLAQYANLGARWTALQNTLLLAPAGTLAALLIAYPLAYFLALRVTARWRTTLLVLVIVPFWTSILIRSYAWIFLLGGRGIPQLLSDLGLGDLRLINTPFAVLVGIVYGYLPLMVFPIYVSLEKLDRRLLEAAGDLGAPPWRSFVQITLPLSLPGVATGSMLVFILLMGEYLIPQMLGGGKVFFVGNALVDLFLQSRNWAFGSALAVTLVAIMLVTVTLYMRFLKRIGAARDDVGLM; from the coding sequence ATGGCGATCTCGCAACGAATGGCGCGCGCGATCCTGCTGGCCCCGGCGGGGCTTTGGTATGCGGTGCTGCTGGTGCTGCCGCTGATCGTCGTTCTGGTCTATTCCTTTGGCGAAAGGGGGGCTGCGGGCGGCTACGCCCCGGCCTTCACCCTGGCGCAATATGCCAATCTTGGCGCGCGCTGGACGGCGTTGCAAAACACGCTGCTTTTGGCGCCTGCGGGAACGCTGGCGGCGCTTCTGATCGCCTATCCGCTGGCCTATTTCCTGGCCCTGCGGGTCACGGCGCGCTGGCGCACGACGCTTCTGGTGCTGGTGATCGTGCCGTTCTGGACCTCGATCCTGATCCGCAGCTATGCGTGGATCTTTCTTCTGGGCGGGCGCGGCATTCCGCAGCTTCTGTCCGATCTGGGGCTGGGCGATCTGCGGCTGATCAACACGCCTTTCGCGGTTCTCGTGGGCATCGTCTATGGCTATCTGCCGCTGATGGTGTTTCCGATCTATGTCAGCCTGGAAAAGCTTGACCGGCGGCTGCTGGAGGCGGCCGGGGATCTGGGGGCGCCGCCCTGGCGCAGCTTTGTGCAGATCACCCTGCCTTTGTCGCTGCCCGGGGTGGCGACCGGATCGATGCTCGTCTTCATCCTCTTGATGGGGGAATATCTGATCCCGCAGATGCTGGGCGGCGGCAAGGTCTTCTTCGTCGGCAATGCGCTTGTCGATCTCTTCCTGCAATCGCGCAACTGGGCCTTCGGCTCGGCGCTTGCCGTGACGCTGGTGGCAATCATGCTGGTCACGGTGACGCTTTACATGCGGTTTCTCAAACGCATCGGCGCGGCGCGCGACGATGTCGGTCTGATGTGA
- a CDS encoding ABC transporter substrate-binding protein: MKTDDTPITRQKFMEELHRYRKGSVTRRHFLGVTGLGTAMAVLGGTLPMLRPGPALAGDIGDRVILATWPNYHDAANFDLFRDQTGAAVQVNVFGSNEEMLAKLQAGGSGWDLFVPTNYTITTYVEADLIEPLDLSKLPNYDAAAFEARFAEAGTVGGKLYAVPKNWGTTGMAWDSGKAKAPFTSWKEFFDVTRTDFSGRTIVHDYQLTTIGSALKYFGYSFNSVDPAELAEAEKLLIEVKPHLFAITSDYQPPMRNGDAWLTMCWTGEGKQLNRDLPEIQFALGKEGGEIWSDYYAIPKNAPHRDAAYALLNFLIDPQVNAREALAHGFPVADARVNAQLPAELLNDPILHPAAELLNALEFGAAATLTDPNRAELMARFKSA; this comes from the coding sequence ATGAAAACCGATGACACGCCGATCACCCGGCAGAAGTTCATGGAAGAATTGCACCGCTACCGCAAGGGATCGGTGACCCGGCGCCACTTTCTGGGCGTGACCGGGCTGGGCACGGCGATGGCGGTTCTGGGCGGCACGCTGCCGATGCTGCGCCCGGGCCCCGCGCTGGCGGGCGACATCGGCGACCGCGTCATCCTGGCCACCTGGCCGAATTATCACGACGCGGCGAATTTCGACCTCTTCCGCGATCAGACCGGCGCCGCGGTGCAGGTCAATGTCTTCGGCTCGAACGAGGAGATGCTGGCCAAGCTGCAGGCGGGCGGCTCGGGCTGGGATCTGTTCGTGCCGACGAATTACACCATCACCACCTATGTCGAGGCCGATCTGATCGAACCGCTCGATCTGTCGAAACTGCCCAATTACGACGCCGCCGCCTTCGAGGCGCGCTTTGCCGAGGCGGGGACCGTCGGCGGCAAGCTTTATGCCGTGCCGAAGAACTGGGGCACGACCGGCATGGCCTGGGATTCGGGCAAGGCAAAGGCGCCCTTCACCAGCTGGAAAGAGTTCTTCGATGTCACCCGAACTGATTTTTCGGGCCGCACGATCGTGCATGACTATCAACTGACGACGATCGGCAGTGCGTTGAAATATTTCGGCTATTCCTTCAACTCGGTCGATCCGGCCGAATTGGCCGAGGCCGAGAAGCTGCTGATCGAGGTGAAACCGCATCTCTTCGCGATCACCTCGGATTATCAGCCGCCGATGCGCAATGGCGATGCCTGGCTGACGATGTGCTGGACCGGCGAGGGCAAGCAGCTTAACCGCGACCTGCCCGAAATCCAGTTCGCGCTGGGCAAGGAGGGCGGCGAGATCTGGTCGGATTACTATGCGATCCCGAAGAATGCGCCCCATCGCGACGCCGCCTATGCGCTTTTGAATTTCCTGATCGATCCGCAGGTCAATGCGCGCGAGGCGCTGGCGCATGGTTTCCCGGTGGCCGATGCCCGGGTCAATGCGCAGCTCCCCGCCGAGCTGCTGAACGATCCGATCCTGCATCCGGCGGCCGAGCTGCTGAACGCGCTCGAATTCGGCGCCGCGGCGACCTTGACCGACCCGAACCGTGCCGAGCTGATGGCGCGGTTCAAATCGGCCTGA